The nucleotide sequence CGAAGTTTTCAATTAATACTTTTTCTCCTGGTTGTAATTGAATAGAATATTGAATTAGATTCTTTGCTAATAAGCTAATTCTTGGGTCTTTCATTTATGTAACCTCCTTTATACTATAGCTTTTTTATTGTACCTGATATTGTGAAGAAGTGGTACTTTTCGTTATGTTTGTTCTTTAATAGGAGTCGATGTTATCAAAATGTAATATTTAAAATAAAATACCTGCAGGAAAAAATGGTATTAATAGAGAAATGAATAATTAGTTTTAATGTTACAATATACGGGTACTGTATTGATAAGTAGGAGGTGGAATTTTGATTATTATTTTATATGTTAGTGTGGCGATTATCGCTGTCGCTTTCTTAATTTTGGTCATATATTTGGCTAAAACCTTATCATCCCTTCAAGAAACATTAAAAAGTGTTTCAAAAACGCTGGACGGATTTGAAGTTCAGTTGAGAGGGATTACGACAGAATCAACAGACCTACTACATAAGACGAATCAACTTGCTGAAGATATACAAAAAAAATCAGATGATTTGAACTCAGTAGTTGATGCTGCAAAAGATGTAGGTAAGTCGATTCAGGAATTTAATTCATCCGTTCGTAAGGTTACAAATGCTGTTACTCAACAAGTTGAAAACAATAGTGAAAAAATTTCTCAGGTTGTTCAATGGAGTAATGTTGCTATGGAGTTACGTGAGAAGTGGAAATTAAGAAAAACAGAAAAGCAAGCACAGGATCAGGCCCCCCCTGCTTCCCAAGAAAAAGATGAGGTTTCCCGTCGGGGGCGTATTTTTCAGCGGTTAAATCAATAATTTAAATAGGGAGATGAATAAAATGTCAGTAGAAAATCAAAACCAACTTCCAAATCCAGAAGGTGAGATCATTCAATCTAAAGATCAATCAGTAGCTACTTCAGAGAATGCAAAGGCGAAAGATTTCTTTATAGGTGCACTTGTTGGAACGATTGTTGGTGCCTCGACAGCATTGTTTTTAGCTCCTAAAGCCGGAAAAGAATTACGAAATGATGTGAATACTCAAGCGTCTAATCTTAAAGCAAAAACAACTGTTTTAAAAGATTCGGCTGTGGAGAAAGGGAATGACTTAGCAGCTGCTGCAAAAGAGAGAACAGCAATCATTAAAAAAACTGTTCAAGAATCTAATTTAGTTGAGAAAGTAAAAAAGATGAGAAACATGAAGGAAGATTCAATTCCGGAAGAATCCAAAATCAATGCTGAAGATAATACCCCAGTTGGAGAAGAAAATCGATTAATAGACAATTCATCCTCCCCTAATTTGACTGAAGAAGTTAATACAGAATCAATGGTAGACAGTACAGAAACTGAGAAGAATATCGTTATTTAATTTGAAGGTCCTTAAATGAATAGGTGAAGGACAAGGCGATGAAATTTATTCATCGTCTTTGTTATTTAAACGTTATAAATTTACACTTTCAACTAAATAATAAATTCTAGAGAGTGAAAAAATGGTGAATAAAACATAAGATGGAGTGTGACCGATGCAAAAAGTACAGAGTGTTGAAGAATTTGAAAACTTATTAGAACAAGAAGGTCGTTTTTTCTTTTTCAAACACAGCTTAACATGTCCGATCAGTGGCAATGCTTACAATCAATATCAGACGTTTACAAGTGGAATAGATGAACCAAGTTATTATTTAGCAGTGCAAGAAGCAAGAGCATTATCTAATTATATTGCCGAGAGGTTTGGCATTCGACATGAGTCACCACAAGCTTTTTTATTTGAAAAAGGAGAGCCTATTTGGAATGCTTCTCACAATCGAATTACAAAAGAAGCACTTATGAAATTATAAAGTTATTTGGTGAAAGGTTTCTAGTGTAGAAAGAGAGGGGAGGAAATCATCCCCTCTCTTTCTTACTTTAGGTTAATGGATAGCAT is from Bacillus spongiae and encodes:
- a CDS encoding DUF948 domain-containing protein, whose product is MIIILYVSVAIIAVAFLILVIYLAKTLSSLQETLKSVSKTLDGFEVQLRGITTESTDLLHKTNQLAEDIQKKSDDLNSVVDAAKDVGKSIQEFNSSVRKVTNAVTQQVENNSEKISQVVQWSNVAMELREKWKLRKTEKQAQDQAPPASQEKDEVSRRGRIFQRLNQ
- a CDS encoding YtxH domain-containing protein; translation: MSVENQNQLPNPEGEIIQSKDQSVATSENAKAKDFFIGALVGTIVGASTALFLAPKAGKELRNDVNTQASNLKAKTTVLKDSAVEKGNDLAAAAKERTAIIKKTVQESNLVEKVKKMRNMKEDSIPEESKINAEDNTPVGEENRLIDNSSSPNLTEEVNTESMVDSTETEKNIVI
- the ytxJ gene encoding bacillithiol system redox-active protein YtxJ encodes the protein MQKVQSVEEFENLLEQEGRFFFFKHSLTCPISGNAYNQYQTFTSGIDEPSYYLAVQEARALSNYIAERFGIRHESPQAFLFEKGEPIWNASHNRITKEALMKL